The Chloroflexota bacterium sequence TGGTCGCGATCGCGCCGCGAAAAAATCCAGGGATTGCCGATGGCGCCGCGTCCGATCATCACGCCGTCGCACCCGGTTTGCGCTTTGATCCGCGCGATGTCCGCGACCGTTTTCACGTCGCCGTTCGCAATGACCGGAATCTTCACCGCGCGCTTGACCTCGCCAATCGCGTCCCAGTCTGCCGCGCCGCGAAACGCTTGCGCTTTCGTGCGCCCATGCACCGCGACGAGCGACGCACCGCTGTCTTCGAGAATCCGCGCGACCTCGATGTAATTCCGCGAAGTGTCATCCCAGCCGAGGCGAATTTTCGCAGTGACCGGCACGCGCAATGCTTGGACCATCCGCGCAATCACGCGTGCGATTTTTCCGGGGTCGCGCAACATGCCCGACCCCGCGCCGCGCTCGGCAATGTCGTGAACGTAGCAACCCATGTTCACGTCCACGATGTCTGGGTTCATCTCTTCCACCACGCTCGCAGTTTCGACGAGGCGATCTTCCTGGTGTCCGTAAATCTGAAACGTTACGGGACGCTCGTGCGGAGTGTACTCGAGTTTGCGAATCGTCTCCGGCTTGGGCTTGCGGCGCGAGACCTCATCCACGTTGACGAATTCGGTGTACGAAATCGCCGAGCCGAGCGCGCGGCAAATCGAACGGAACGGCAAATCGGAATAGCCGTCCATTGGCGCGAGAATCAAATCGCCGTACACCGGAATATCGCGGACGAAGAAATTCGGTTGCGTGATTTCTCCGACCGATAGTGCCGGTAAAGTAATCCTGCCGATGTCGCTGTCAATCAATACCATACTGCATGACCTTGAACCAACTATTGGGCGCGCGAATTATACTCGAACTGTCCAAAATCCGAAAGCGTGGATTGCC is a genomic window containing:
- the dusB gene encoding tRNA dihydrouridine synthase DusB is translated as MVLIDSDIGRITLPALSVGEITQPNFFVRDIPVYGDLILAPMDGYSDLPFRSICRALGSAISYTEFVNVDEVSRRKPKPETIRKLEYTPHERPVTFQIYGHQEDRLVETASVVEEMNPDIVDVNMGCYVHDIAERGAGSGMLRDPGKIARVIARMVQALRVPVTAKIRLGWDDTSRNYIEVARILEDSGASLVAVHGRTKAQAFRGAADWDAIGEVKRAVKIPVIANGDVKTVADIARIKAQTGCDGVMIGRGAIGNPWIFSRRDRDQVPIEEKIALLRKHLALNLEFYGERVGLILFRKHASRYIAGLYGAAEMRFRLLTCNNIEEFDRMVGEIQDADHNRRIIHSSENA